Proteins co-encoded in one Fimbriimonadia bacterium genomic window:
- a CDS encoding carboxypeptidase regulatory-like domain-containing protein, with the protein MTARIIWLGICIVSVCATAVAQWTALPPDPCIWPYADSISQPANSQQISLSRSFSVFANGKFYVFGGRSGFDYEEGLIVWPNSNRHSHASVLDPVSGTWEGGGVQSQLAYTGEVVRLDASSFLVQGDVTDDLAVDDQIRVESGDGIVPGEVKSFVGRVASLSFDGMATTVTLSRGTVPPTWSPKPGDKVFIVTVVGPTPINNGNELDVARAGEGYQAGNHTMVAAHDRDGDGEKEIYLFSGYPHWTPNNVDVYDPATNSWSRASGNLPGSVNEQRAAGAQVGDLFCWMGRDEGGQVQVYDLLSDTWTLDLVPGLTLDFLCTGQGFPEIGPSGAVYYFGGDSSSKKTVRYDVLQGSFATLAPPPITANQGASVRYGDYVILFGGRSGSGASTAVDAIQVYDTTRDTWFVSPYRLPYRASGVAAGISPEGIVYVTGGLDHNVLWRNDAYSIQASSLLTSGISGVLDLEFHLDPSGVPAAVQVFAPGGTEPIAAASVELSATGGFVAPLGISPGVYDLRFLAQNFLAKRLSSVTLSRGDNAVGTIALLNGDGSGNNQVDLADLNIVLINFAKSGIGDYDGDGHVGLADLNIVLVNFSKQGDN; encoded by the coding sequence ATGACAGCTCGCATCATCTGGCTTGGCATCTGCATCGTATCGGTCTGCGCCACCGCAGTTGCGCAGTGGACCGCCCTGCCCCCGGACCCCTGCATCTGGCCCTACGCCGATAGCATCTCGCAACCTGCGAACAGCCAGCAGATCAGCCTCAGCCGCTCTTTCTCGGTGTTCGCCAACGGCAAGTTCTACGTGTTCGGCGGCCGCTCGGGGTTCGACTACGAAGAGGGCCTCATCGTCTGGCCCAACTCGAACCGGCACTCTCATGCGAGTGTTCTCGACCCCGTCTCCGGCACGTGGGAAGGTGGTGGGGTGCAGTCGCAGCTCGCCTACACCGGTGAAGTCGTGCGTCTGGATGCGAGCAGCTTCCTGGTGCAGGGCGATGTCACCGACGACCTCGCAGTGGACGACCAGATTCGTGTCGAGTCGGGCGATGGCATAGTGCCGGGCGAGGTGAAGTCGTTCGTAGGGAGAGTAGCTAGCCTCTCGTTCGACGGCATGGCGACGACCGTAACCCTCTCTCGAGGCACGGTGCCACCTACATGGAGCCCGAAACCCGGCGACAAAGTGTTTATTGTGACGGTCGTGGGCCCGACGCCCATCAACAACGGTAACGAGCTGGACGTGGCACGCGCGGGAGAGGGTTATCAGGCAGGCAACCACACGATGGTCGCGGCGCACGATAGGGATGGCGACGGCGAGAAGGAGATTTACCTTTTCTCCGGCTACCCGCACTGGACCCCCAACAACGTGGACGTGTACGACCCAGCCACCAACTCCTGGTCTAGAGCGAGCGGTAACCTTCCAGGGTCGGTCAACGAACAGCGTGCTGCCGGAGCGCAGGTGGGCGATTTGTTCTGCTGGATGGGGCGGGACGAAGGCGGCCAGGTACAGGTGTACGACCTGCTCTCCGACACATGGACACTCGACCTCGTGCCGGGCCTAACGCTCGACTTCCTGTGCACCGGCCAGGGCTTCCCCGAGATAGGTCCGAGCGGCGCAGTTTACTACTTCGGAGGCGACTCCTCTTCGAAGAAAACGGTGCGCTACGATGTGTTGCAGGGGAGCTTCGCGACCCTCGCGCCTCCACCGATTACTGCTAACCAGGGTGCGTCCGTACGCTACGGCGATTATGTGATACTGTTTGGCGGACGATCCGGCAGTGGCGCGTCTACCGCAGTAGATGCCATCCAGGTATACGACACGACCCGCGACACGTGGTTCGTGTCGCCGTACCGGTTGCCCTACCGTGCGAGCGGCGTTGCTGCAGGCATTTCGCCAGAGGGAATCGTCTACGTAACCGGCGGACTCGATCACAATGTCTTATGGCGGAACGATGCCTATTCCATCCAGGCTTCATCACTCCTCACGAGTGGGATTTCCGGCGTGCTCGACCTCGAGTTCCACCTGGACCCTTCGGGCGTGCCGGCCGCAGTTCAGGTTTTCGCTCCGGGGGGTACGGAGCCCATAGCTGCCGCGTCTGTGGAGCTCAGCGCTACCGGAGGATTCGTCGCCCCGCTAGGGATCTCGCCCGGCGTCTATGATCTGCGCTTTCTCGCCCAGAACTTCCTGGCCAAGCGCTTGAGCAGCGTGACCCTGTCGCGCGGAGACAACGCAGTCGGCACCATCGCATTGTTGAACGGCGACGGAAGCGGCAACAACCAGGTGGATCTGGCCGATCTCAACATCGTCCTCATCAACTTCGCGAAGTCAGGAATCGGCGACTACGACGGCGACGGGCACGTCGGCCTTGCCGATCTCAACATCGTTCTCGTCAACTTCAGTAAGCAGGGTGACAACTAG